Proteins encoded together in one Pirellulales bacterium window:
- a CDS encoding glycosyltransferase family 2 protein, which translates to MSQRLTVLIPAKNERRNLRLCVESVRPIADEILVADSGSTDDTVELARSLGCRVIQREFIDFSNFKNWAIPQAAHPWVLIVDADERVTPELADETRRVLAENSSQIDAYWIYRDTYFLGHRLRYGECLNDKVMRLLRRDQCRYTNRRVHEHLGVLPGREGTLQGRLLHYTSWTYEQYLGKMIHYTGFGARDMQDRGRQAGFWSMFLRPPIRFFQLYILRRGFLDGLPGLQMSMLVAFTGFLKQARLWALDHAVPQPDPESDRPSIERARKAA; encoded by the coding sequence ATGTCCCAACGCCTCACCGTGCTCATTCCGGCAAAAAACGAACGCCGCAATTTGCGGCTGTGCGTCGAATCGGTGCGGCCCATTGCCGATGAGATCTTGGTCGCCGACAGCGGTTCGACCGACGACACCGTGGAGTTGGCCCGCTCGCTGGGCTGTCGAGTGATTCAGCGAGAATTCATCGACTTTTCGAACTTCAAGAACTGGGCGATTCCGCAGGCCGCGCATCCGTGGGTGCTGATCGTCGATGCCGACGAGCGAGTGACGCCTGAATTGGCCGACGAAACTCGCCGTGTGCTGGCCGAGAATTCATCGCAAATCGACGCCTATTGGATTTATCGCGATACGTATTTTCTCGGGCATCGATTGCGATACGGCGAGTGCTTGAACGACAAAGTGATGCGGCTGTTGCGGCGGGACCAATGCCGGTACACCAATCGTCGAGTTCACGAGCATCTCGGCGTCCTACCTGGACGAGAAGGCACTCTCCAGGGCCGACTGTTGCATTATACGAGTTGGACCTACGAGCAATATCTCGGCAAGATGATTCACTACACCGGTTTCGGTGCGAGGGACATGCAAGACCGCGGGCGGCAAGCTGGATTTTGGAGCATGTTTCTCCGCCCGCCAATTCGATTTTTTCAGCTTTATATTCTGCGGCGAGGATTTCTCGACGGCTTGCCGGGTTTGCAGATGTCGATGCTCGTGGCCTTCACGGGCTTTCTGAAGCAGGCGCGATTGTGGGCGCTCGATCATGCGGTGCCGCAACCAGATCCAGAGTCTGATCGTCCGTCGATCGAACGTGCAAGAAAAGCCGCGTGA
- a CDS encoding glycosyltransferase family 2 protein, which yields MYLSVILSTYNQPEWLEKVIWGYAAQNHRDFELVIADDGSTGDTRDCIDQLRVDTGLAIRHVWHADHGFRKCTILNRAIVQANADYLVFSDGDCIPRFDFLATHARFARPGRFLSGGYFKLPLELSQLIARDDILAGQAANVAWLQARGLPWSLKKLKVSAGPRLARLLDHLTTTKATWNGHNSSGWKADILRVNGFDERMEWGGEDREMGERLMNIGIRGKRIRYRAICVHLDHPRGYVRQTALVRNRQIRSQTRQYRTAWTNFGIVRQQTPLPQHAV from the coding sequence ATGTATCTCTCCGTCATCCTGAGCACCTACAACCAGCCAGAGTGGCTCGAAAAGGTCATCTGGGGATATGCTGCGCAGAACCATCGCGATTTTGAGTTGGTGATTGCCGACGACGGCTCGACCGGCGACACGCGCGACTGCATCGACCAATTGCGAGTGGATACCGGCCTGGCGATTCGTCACGTTTGGCATGCCGACCACGGTTTTCGCAAATGCACGATCTTGAACCGGGCGATTGTCCAAGCGAATGCCGATTATCTCGTCTTTTCTGACGGCGATTGCATTCCGCGCTTCGATTTTTTGGCCACGCACGCACGCTTCGCGCGCCCAGGACGATTCTTATCCGGTGGATACTTCAAGCTGCCGCTTGAATTGAGCCAATTGATCGCGCGCGACGACATTCTCGCCGGCCAAGCCGCCAATGTCGCTTGGTTGCAGGCGCGCGGCTTGCCCTGGAGCCTCAAGAAGCTCAAAGTGTCGGCAGGTCCGCGATTGGCGCGGCTACTCGATCATCTTACGACCACCAAGGCCACTTGGAACGGCCACAATTCATCGGGCTGGAAGGCTGACATTCTGCGCGTCAACGGCTTCGACGAGCGGATGGAATGGGGAGGCGAAGACCGCGAAATGGGCGAACGCCTGATGAATATCGGCATTCGTGGCAAACGAATTCGGTACCGCGCCATCTGCGTACACCTTGATCACCCGCGGGGCTACGTGCGGCAAACTGCGCTTGTGAGAAATCGGCAGATTCGCAGCCAGACCAGGCAATACCGCACCGCCTGGACCAACTTCGGCATCGTCCGACAGCAGACGCCCCTGCCGCAGCACGCGGTGTAA